Proteins encoded by one window of Aphis gossypii isolate Hap1 chromosome X, ASM2018417v2, whole genome shotgun sequence:
- the LOC126552506 gene encoding uncharacterized protein LOC126552506 — MPKIMNCDNPVRRYFKYHAEGENANKSICKIQNCNKILAGNHLGNLKRHLKVFHAIEYQQILLEEDEISTDTTNTVSMSSTSSNSPDLFPPTQKRMHSADKTINVSIKPGSD; from the exons atgccaaaaattatgaattgtgATAATCCAGTGAGACGGTACTTCAAATATCACGCTGAAGGTGAAAATGCGAACAAATCTATatgcaaaattcaaaattgcaataaaatattagca GGTAATCATTTGGGTAATTTGAAGCGTCACTTAAAGGTCTTTCACGCCATAGAATATCAGCAAATATTATTGGAGGAAGATGAAATTAGTACAGATACTACAAATACCGTTTCTATGTCATCGACTTCTTCAAATTCACCTGATTTATTTCCACCAACACAAAAGAGA ATGCACAGTGcagataaaacaattaacgTGTCAATAAAACCGGGCAGTGATTGA